The DNA region ATAATGATTTTCTTCACCTTCACAGTTCACATGATTGCTAGTTATGAACTTAGTATCCATCACATTTATCAGCATTTTTTAATTGCTGCTAAAATGCGTGTCGATGAAAATGGAATATTTAAGTATCATTTTCGAATTTCTTTAAGcatattctcaaaatttgacTCTCAACTTCTCGGTTCATCCATAATCTTTAGAGGGCGATTTTTTTATAATACATCCATAACCCTTAAAAAGAGCAAAGAAATATTATTtttgattattatttaaatatataaataatttaatttaaaaacatgTACTTAATTTTctgataattttattttataatatatatatatacacacacaggCGCTTATGAAATTAACTTATCATCTTAAGTACTAAGCACTCATAGAAATGCCATGAAAATATTGAATATTAGAAACACCAATtgcttatcatttttttttatccaaaTACAGATGatctattaaaataaaatgcaacttCTGCTTACTCTAAAGCACTTTTGGTGTTTTGAGAGTTCTAAATGAACAACAATAATTCATTGACATAATAATACAACGTACTACAGGTTGATGTGTAGGCTTATTGCACCGCATATATACTGGCACATCAATCTTTTTTGAAATGTTTGTCAATGGATCCCAGGAGAGTGCAGTTAATATAATCCTGTGGACCATGAGCTGGTAGCCCAGGGATGAGTAAACCAATCATcctgaaagagaagagaaaccACCCTTCTCTGTAGTGTGGTCCATTTTTGTACGCAATGGTGAAGCTCCTTATCATTTCCATGATAGCATTAAATATCATGGGTATCACACACCATGGCGAGAAATAGTTCGGATTTGGTTCCTCTTCAAGAACCTGCGTTCATATTAAATAATGAAACAAACACTTCAGTACATATATGagtgatgttagcataatattACTATAATATTAGAGAACAAAAACCAAAACAGCTTAATAGTATATATATTGGGTATTGTAATTAGTCCAATCAAATTAAGATTTTTAGACTACACTACACACACTAACCCCAAACACTCCTCGGTCTTAAGCAACTTTTTGGGTCATGTTCAAACTCAGTGCTATAAGTGATTAAGTGGTATCAAAGCTCATCTAGCCTAATGACCCAggatatatataaaaaagagcAAAATGGGCTAAGTAAAGAAAAACAATTAACTAAGTTAAAGCTATGTATGAGCCCATGAGACTCAAGTTTAAGACAAAACAAAAATCAAgctattttgacaaaaaaaaaacaaaaataagctCACACAACGGGATTGAGGTTCCATTTGAATCAAACTCATGAGTTAAATTAGACTTGAGGGGAGTGTTGATACCAAAAAATAGTCCCATAGAGGTGGACTCATTAATATAAATGGATGTTGTAATTCCAATTTACCTCAATGTTTTTGGACTATACTACTACACCTACACATTTACTTTCTGCTAATTCCTTCCTAACATAAGCATATATTCATGTGGTCACAATGCAAAAGGTTTTGAAGTCCTTGCAATTGCATTTGTTTGCAATTTCACAAAGCAACTACAATCGCAGTTCAAAACTCTGATTCAAATGCATATATACATGTTGTTTGAAACTTTGATGTtcaataataaaaagaaaaaagaaaaagaattaatGGAAAGAAAAACGTACACGGAGTTCATAGCGCCTATTAAAGAAAAGGCAGACCCCAAAGTGCTTGAAGAGCAAGTCCTTATCATCATATGGCAACCTAGGAACAATATCATTGCAATAAACAAACCTGCAATATCTAATAGAATTTTCCTTCAACTTTTGTCTCATGAAATCTGCATAATCTTCATTTCCAACTCTTGGCTGTCCAAAAGTGTAGATCCCTTCCAACCTCTCCATCAACAACTTCTCATCATGCAAGAACATGATCGTGGGAAAGAGGATTGCAAGTGCTCCACCCAAGCTATGTCCCGTGACTATGAACTTTGCTTTAGGATTTTCACTCAAACCTTTTCTCAGGATGTCCCTAATAACATAGTATGCAAGGGGTGCAAGGTTTTCATCTCTTTGAATTTCCTTTGGCCACCCCATGTTTTTTTGTAGCCCTAAGGCTTTCATGAAACCACCGTGTATTTTTCCAATTCCAGGGATTCCATACCATGAGATGTCAAGATCAGTGCACCATGCATCTGAATCAAAGGGTTCTGTCCCTCGGAAAGCCACCACATAAGTGTCACGGTCCTCGTGTTTGTCCAACAAAATCAATACTTGGGTTGTGGCCTTTCCTTGATAATCTGCCAAAGGTTAAAAATTAATCAGTCATCATTAAGTTAATTAGCATTTGCTAATTTAATTGAGCATTTCCAAACTTTATTtcttttatcgtatttttatgaAAGATAATTATATTTGAACTGGGAACATCCACATTCTCTTTGTGTGAGTAATTTTTGCTTAATGCAATGATGCATAACCAAATACTCTCATAATTATTCTTCAAAATGATATATTTGCTACTCCCTCCATTCCAAAACATTTGTTTAAGTTTTTCATATGATCTTTTAAGACTTTTGTTATTTTAGAACTCAATACTATTTATCtcaatttcttttatttctatcttaatttaatattaaatttctCACCTAAGACATCATATTCATACTTATTACAATtcttcccaaaaaaaaatttacaaacccaattatttaattataatacTATAACTTAACTTTTAATAAAGTATTTTAGTACTCAAACTATAAATTAATCAATGAACTCTTACTTTCTTTAATGGTGGGAGTCATTATGAACATGTATATATAGGGTTTTGGTGTTTTAGTGTTTATAACTACTTACCATTCCAGCAGTCATAAAATCCCACAAATTCCATCTGTAAGAAAACACCAGATTTGAAAACAAGATTAATTTAGGATGCATATCAAAAGAATTTAATTGAGACGAGAATACGATAAAAAAAGGGGGTAAAAAACCCAATACAaaatacattatttattaatacCTTCCAGTCATTTGTGATTGTATATTTAAGGTAAGCTGCATTCTCATAGGATGCTTTTGAAGCCATCATGGCCAGTAAAACATAGTATCTGCTATCTtccctcttgagagcttccaacTTTGATCGAGCGTCCAAATTCCCAATACAAGATAGAAATCTTGGTGATTTACGATCCGGGAATATCAGATGACCTGTTTTATTTACACTAATTAGTTATATTAGATACGAAACGTATATTTTGAATCGTGAATTGtccaaattaaaataaaatatactagTTCCCATAAGATAGCTCAAGTCGTAGGAATTATGGGACATATGGGTTAAGAATGAGGAGGTCCAATGATCAATTCCtaacgggtgcaatttatattttcaatataaaaaaaaaactggataATCATGCTTCACAATAATGATGTGATGGGGAagttcaaacatgcacttattGCCATGTTAAAAAACTCATATGGTTGTTgagtatttttatttatataagaGAGATCTCTACAACCATGAGCAATTATCTCTCTCTTATCTAATTCATTAGTATTTCTACTTTTTTATATTCTATAAACAACCTACAAAAATCtaacatttttcttaattttttatctctattttcttttctcttctcaatCAAAGCATAAAAGTCTTTACAAGAATGCAATGTATTAATTAATGTGTTTGATTATCTAAACTAAAACAATAATTATAGCTTACACGACAAGCTGTCATGAATCATGATGTGgagatattaattatttataccagacacacacacatatatatataaataaagtaATGCACACAACCATCACTTCTTCTTCAACAattatatatacacacctccttttttatacacttcatttccacctatttttatctctatctctctcctcttatcacttatcacatcttatactttatctctcttacttttttcatttcttcctatctctctcctcctccacctcattccacctcatttttgaggtgtcaACAAATAATTATCcctttttctttcatcttattTCCACATATCTTTCTTCTTATTTCACATTGCATATACTCTCACATCACAAATTatatttatcttttcttttctttttaattaaggTGGAGATAGAAATAAATTGTCTTTAACATATAAAAACAGAACAGGCTGTTAGACTTGGATTTGAGTGAGAGCAAAAGGTGGGATACTCATGAAGAACACTGTACGACATTACTGGCATGATGTGGAGATGTGAATTAAGGATATAAAGGATAATTGGATGAGAGAAAAGTCACAAGCACCAGtgaaagaaatgacaaaaggttcaaATGGTAAATTAATTTGTTAGAATTATTGAGTTACTAGTAATATATATTgaagattaatttctatgtacTGACAgcgtaaataagttttacatgattatattaaatataaattatatcttaaaaataagaaacaaACCAAACAGTAAAgtgataattttataatttaaaaataaaaataacaaataaagaaataaagaaacaaaacatAACTCTAAGAGTGcgtttgttttaatttttttcgaaTAAAAATcactattttaattaaaatttaattaattgtaagaTGTTTAATTTGcttcaaatttttaaaaaaactattattttaaaataactataaACGGATTATTTGGAAAAACTGGTTTGATTAGCTTAAtatgaaaatttattatgatAGATGACAGAAAATAtaagaaataatttttaaatcattaccaaaaccaaacacaagtaagtttttcatttcttaaaattctttaaaaaataatttattttagacATTTAATATAATTTGAAATTAATGCACTCTTAATTTACAAAATTCAAGTCTTTCAATCATCTTTCTTGCTCAATTGAAATTAGTTTGGTTgctgataaaaaataaataattcaaatgagattaatttatatgcactgacggtgtaaaaaaaatttacacattcattcattcatatcctttcattttttattttaaatattattaaatttaaaatcaattataagCTACCAAAATGGATGAATATGATTGAATGATTATGTAAACCTTATTTACACTGTcgatgcatagaaattaatttcaattaaaattaagTTGGTTATCCAAGATCAAGCCACCCTAGCTCATTGGACCATAATCATTTAAGAGCCAAGTATCTTCACTTTGCTATTTTCATTTCACTTCTCTTTATTCTTCTTCGACCTTCTTCCCCCCTCACTTTTTCCTTCATATAAACAAGATCGCTAAATTATAATCAGTAGTAGTAAGTAGAAGAAAACTAATTAATTACCTGTGAGAAGGTTAATGATGGTCATGGCGAGACCCCCGTTGAGGACAAGCAGGTTGATCACGAGCTCCATGAAAGAACCGAAGTTGGCAAGTGGCTTAGCGATGTGGAgcaagaacttctgaagcaaaACAGACACAAATATAAGAATTCTATACCGCAAGCTCCCTTTTACCTCATCATCGTGGCTCTCCACAAATTTTCTATGTCCTATGTTGCGCGAAAACAACACACGACCAATATCAAATAAATGAGCTTCTTCTGGTTTCAGTATCATGTAACTGTCAGCAAAGGCCTTGTTGCAACTCGATGCCATGGCTGCTAGCTAGTTGGATATAATGGCTAAGGCTAACCAAATAATTGCGCTAACAGAGAGACAGAGAAAGAAGGATATATAGAGAGAAAGAGCCTTTGTTTTGTGTTCTCTTACTATCACATGCTTAGTCAACTTATAACTAATGTATACTGTGGCATGTGATCTTATTCCATGGCATCttgatatattaatatttttggtGGTATAAATGATTCTAAGTAACATTTGAGTTAAATTATTATAGTCTTAGATGGATTATATAATGACATTTGAGATTGTGAGTTTAATTATTttaacatttatttattttaaatatcattagtttaCTTAGAATTATTTATAGTGATTTAATCTAAACTTTGTCGCATGGTATTTAGAGAGTTGGACGACGAAAATTGACATCATCGATTGAGGATTATGATGGGACGTTTGAATTATCCTTTAATGGGTAATTTTGTTTTAAGAATTCACACTTCTCTAATCTCTACCTCCATGAAAGAGATAGGAAAATTAAATGATGAAGCGATTTAAGGGGTGATATcataaaaaagaaaggaaagacatagaagaaagaGATATAGGGAAAAGGTTGAGTATAAACAATattcattattatttattttaagtgGGAGATGTTAAAGGTATAATTTGAGGGCGGGACCAGTTTTCTGGAGACAATATTTGCTTCATTTTTTATCTGACCTTAAATTGACCGTTTTAAATATTACATCGGATGTTGACTATGAAATGGTATAAAGCACAAACGAAAATTAAGCCTCTCACACAaacagtgacggatccagaaattttatgTAGTGAGGgcaatatctatatatatataaattcgtaataaaaaattaacatattctATTAGGAGTGaagacattttttaccaaagaagACACAAGTGAAgtcattttttaccaaatgggTCATCAAAAACCACATATTTTACTACTCAAGCgagggcatttagcaatgtggaacacaagtgagggcatttagcaatgtgaaatataagtgagggcaatttttataaaaaaatcataaaaaaccatatacttttactactcaaaattttttttaatgtaatttttcatatttaagtgagggcacttgccctcatacTCCACAACTTGGATCCGTCCCTGCACacaaatatgaatttaattGATACGTGGGATGGGTAGCTTACATGATTGAGCTAAGGGTAATTCTACATGAAGATTAAGGTTCGAATTATGAGGATGAATTATTTGTACTAATTTATTAGTtaataactaacatttgtctataaaaaaataaattaattcacATGTATGAAGAATTTTATACATACATTTAGGATTATCCATTTGTCGGGTTCGGTCGGGCTCGAGCCCAAATAGTCGGTTTTATCGAGTGAAAAATATCAAAACACCGGACCCGCCATCAAGCGATTAGTGGCTAAGGGTCGTCGGGGTGGGTTTTTCGGTCTGACTCAGGTCAAAATAGTCGTTTTATCATGAAAAACATCAAAACACCAGTATCCGCCCCCAACCGACTAACGATTACAGGTTGTTCGGATTCAGTTTCTCGCATATGAATCGGATTTCGGTTGGTTTGGACAACCATTACATCCAATAATATGTTActctattttaatttatttatgataTAGTACTACTACTCATacctaaaataataaatatagtaGATACAATCATACAACGtctcatatataaaaaaaacataataattaTTGAATGGGGCCATTTAGCTATTTAGATTTCTAACTACCATATGCGATAAATAAAACAACGAAACGTAGCTTCAGCCACaactaattaaatattaattattttgttgttgttaaatTGAAAACATATTTTGATGTAAAGATTTTTTACAATCCCCAACGTTCAACCAGATCACCCGTTGTGTGCTGCGTGATGAGTCGTTATGGCGCTGCACTATGGTGTCGCAGTAGGGACATCATCTTGCCCCTCTTGCAATTGCCCAAGCTCCTTAGACGTCGCCGATTGTGCTCCTCAATGTTGATGGAAGCTGGAACCCGCTAGCTGGCAGAATGGGGTGCGCAGCCGTTATCAGAAATCACACGGGCTCCTGGCGGTTAGCTATATCCTTGAGTGTCGAGCAGGGCAGTGCTTTTCTGGCAGAAATTAGAGCTCTTGAGTTAGGTTTGCAACATACTCTGGATCTTGGGTACAAGCAGGTTCGTTGTTCCTCTGATTGTGCTCAGTTGGTTACGATGTTAAACTCAGGGAGCGACTTTAGCACGTTCTGGGACCGCGACAGCATCAAAAGGGTAATGAATTTAATTACAGAGTTTGAGAGCTGTACTGTGAAGCATGTTGATCGGGATAAGAATAATACGACGGATACCTTCGCTCGGGAAGCTGCTAGAACTGGTTCATCTTCTCAAACTTAGGTCATACCTCCGTCGTTTGCTGCTACTTCTTTCTACTTGAATTCGTTTAGCTAGTTTTCTTTTAT from Lotus japonicus ecotype B-129 chromosome 2, LjGifu_v1.2 includes:
- the LOC130740832 gene encoding triacylglycerol lipase OBL1-like: MASSCNKAFADSYMILKPEEAHLFDIGRVLFSRNIGHRKFVESHDDEVKGSLRYRILIFVSVLLQKFLLHIAKPLANFGSFMELVINLLVLNGGLAMTIINLLTGHLIFPDRKSPRFLSCIGNLDARSKLEALKREDSRYYVLLAMMASKASYENAAYLKYTITNDWKMEFVGFYDCWNDYQGKATTQVLILLDKHEDRDTYVVAFRGTEPFDSDAWCTDLDISWYGIPGIGKIHGGFMKALGLQKNMGWPKEIQRDENLAPLAYYVIRDILRKGLSENPKAKFIVTGHSLGGALAILFPTIMFLHDEKLLMERLEGIYTFGQPRVGNEDYADFMRQKLKENSIRYCRFVYCNDIVPRLPYDDKDLLFKHFGVCLFFNRRYELRVLEEEPNPNYFSPWCVIPMIFNAIMEMIRSFTIAYKNGPHYREGWFLFSFRMIGLLIPGLPAHGPQDYINCTLLGSIDKHFKKD